One part of the Glycine soja cultivar W05 chromosome 11, ASM419377v2, whole genome shotgun sequence genome encodes these proteins:
- the LOC114377030 gene encoding probable 1-deoxy-D-xylulose-5-phosphate synthase, chloroplastic — MSLSAFSFPLHLRQTTPPSDPKTSSTPLPLSSHSHWGADLLTQSQRKLNQVKRRPHGVCASLSEMGEYYSQKPPTPLLDTINYPIHMKNLATKKLKQLADELRSDVIFHVSRTGGHLGSSLGVVELTVALHYVFNAPKDKILWDVGHQSYPHKILTGRRDKMHTMRQTDGLAGFTKRSESDYDCFGTGHSSTTISAGLGMAVGRDLKGDKNNVVAVIGDGAMTAGQAYEAMNNAGYLDSDMIVILNDNKQVSLPTANLDGPIPPVGALSSALSKLQSNRPLRELREVAKGVTKQIGGPMHELAAKVDEYARGMISGSGSTLFEELGLYYIGPVDGHNIDDLVSILNEVKSTKTTGPVLLHVVTEKGHGYPYAERAADKYHGVTKFDPATGKQFKSNAATQSYTTYFAEALIAEAEADKDIVGIHAAMGGGTGMNLFLRRFPTRCFDVGIAEQHAVTFAAGLACEGLKPFCAIYSSFMQRAYDQVVHDVDLQKLPVRFAMDRAGLVGADGPTHCGAFDVTFMACLPNMVVMAPSDEAELFHMVATAAAIDDRPSCFRYPRGNGIGVELPLGNKGIPLEIGKGRILIEGERVALLGYGSAVQSCLAASSLLEHHGLRATVADARFCKPLDRSLIRSLAQSHEVLITVEEGSIGGFGSHVVQFMALDGLLDGKLKWRPIVLPDCYIDHGSPVDQLSAAGLTPSHIAATVFNLLGQTREALEVMT; from the exons ATGTCTCTCTCTGCATTCTCATTCCCTCTCCATCTGAGACAAACAACACCACCTTCTGATCCTAAAACATCATCAACCCCTTTGCCTTTGTCTTCTCACTCTCATTGGGGTGCAGATCTGCTCACACAATCCCAACGCAAACTCAACCAG GTGAAAAGAAGGCCACATGGGGTATGTGCATCACTATCAGAAATGGGGGAGTATTATTCTCAGAAACCTCCTACTCCACTGTTGGACACCATAAACTATCCAATTCACATGAAGAATTTGGCTACCAAG AAACTGAAACAACTTGCGGATGAGCTGCGTTCTGATGTTATTTTCCATGTTTCTAGAACTGGGGGTCATTTGGGATCAAGCCTTGGTGTTGTAGAACTCACTGTTGCCCTTCACTATGTTTTCAATGCTCCTAAGGACAAAATTTTGTGGGATGTTGGTCATCAG TCTTATCCTCATAAGATACTCACTGGTAGAAGGGATAAGATGCATACCATGAGGCAGACAGATGGATTGGCCGGGTTTACAAAACGATCTGAGAGTGATTATGATTGTTTTGGCACTGGTCACAGCTCCACAACAATATCAGCAGGACTGG GAATGGCTGTTGGGAGGGATCTGAAGGGAGATAAGAATAATGTAGTTGCTGTTATCGGTGATGGTGCTATGACGGCTGGTCAAGCTTATGAAGCCATGAACAACGCTGGATATCTTGATTCCGACATGATTGTTATTCTAAATGACAACAAGCAGGTCTCCCTACCAACTGCTAATCTCGATGGTCCCATACCACCTGTAGGTGCTTTGAGTAGTGCTCTCAGTAAGTTACAATCAAACAGACCTCTTAGAGAACTCAGAGAGGTTGCTAAG GGAGTCACTAAACAAATTGGTGGCCCAATGCATGAGTTAGCTGCAAAAGTTGATGAATATGCGCGTGGCATGATCAGCGGTTCTGGATCAACACTATTTGAAGAGCTTGGACTTTACTACATAGGTCCTGTTGATGGTCATAATATAGATGATCTTGTGTCCATTCTAAATGAAGTTAAAAGTACTAAAACAACTGGTCCTGTGCTGCTCCATGTTGTCACTGAAAAAGGCCATGGATATCCATATGCAGAAAGAGCAGCAGACAAGTACCATG GAGTTACTAAGTTTGATCCAGCAACTGGAAAACAATTCAAATCCAATGCTGCCACCCAGTCATACACAACATACTTTGCAGAGGCTTTAATTGCTGAAGCGGAAGCTGACAAAGACATTGTCGGAATCCATGCTGCAATGGGAGGTGGAACTGGCATGAATCTCTTCCTTCGCCGTTTCCCAACAAGATGCTTTGATGTGGGGATAGCAGAACAGCATGCTGTTACATTTGCGGCTGGTCTGGCTTGTGAAGGCCTTAAGCCTTTTTGTGCAATTTACTCATCATTTATGCAGAGAGCTTATGACCAG GTGGTGCATGATGTCGATTTGCAGAAGCTGCCTGTAAGATTCGCAATGGACCGAGCCGGATTAGTTGGAGCAGATGGTCCCACACACTGCGGTGCATTTGATGTCACTTTTATGGCATGCCTCCCTAACATGGTGGTGATGGCTCCTTCTGATGAAGCAGAGCTTTTTCACATGGTTGCAACTGCAGCTGCCATTGATGATCGACCCAGTTGTTTCCGATACCCGAGGGGAAATGGTATTGGTGTTGAGCTACCACTAGGGAATAAAGGCATTCCTCTTGAG ATTGGGAAGGGTAGGATACTAATTGAAGGAGAAAGAGTGGCCTTGTTGGGCTATGGATCAGCTGTTCAGAGCTGTCTGGCTGCTTCTTCCTTGTTGGAACATCATGGCTTGCGCGCAACAGTGGCGGATGCACGTTTCTGCAAGCCATTGGACCGTTCCCTTATTCGCAGCCTTGCCCAATCGCACGAGGTTTTGATCACTGTGGAAGAAGGGTCAATAGGAGGATTCGGATCTCATGTTGTTCAGTTCATGGCCCTTGATGGCCTTCTTGATGGGAAATTAAAG TGGAGGCCAATTGTTCTTCCTGATTGTTACATTGACCATGGATCACCGGTTGACCAATTGAGTGCAGCTGGTCTTACACCATCTCACATAGCAGCAACAGTTTTCAATCTACTTGGACAAACAAGAGAGGCACTAGAGGTCATGACATAA